Below is a window of Campylobacter canadensis DNA.
AAAAAACAAAAATTTATTAAATTTATTATTAAAAATAATAAAATCTTGCTACAATCAGCTTTTTTAGTTTTTAAAAAAGGATATAAATGCAAGTAGCAAGATATTTAAACTTATTTTTTTTATATTTTTACTTGCGTTCTATTAGCTTTAAAATTAGTAATTTGAGTATTAAACTATGTAATTTTACATACAAAAGCCTTTTTACAGCTTTTTTAAGCTTTAAAAGATTATTTTATTTTTATTGCAAATAAATCTTTTTTAAACAAGCTTAAAAAAAATATAAAAAGGAGTTGATATGAAGAAATTAAATAAAAGCGATGTTAAAACATTAATATTAAGTTCATTAGGCGGAACTTTAGAATTTTATGATTTTATTATTTTTGCAATATTTACTCCTTATTTTACCCATCATTTTTTCCCAAGTAATTTAGATAAAAATGTGCAATTATTAAATTCGTACATTGCATTTGCAGCAGGTTATTTAGCAAGACCGCTTGGAGCAATTATTATGGGGCATTTTAGTGATAAATTTGGTAGAAAAAGAATGTTTTTATTAAGCATTGTTTTAATGGTTGTGCCTACTTTTATTTTTTCAATTATGCCTACTTATAAAGATATTGGATATTTTGCAATTTTAATTTTGCTTATTATAAGATTTACTCAAGGAGTGGCAATTGGAGCAGAGCTTCCTAGTGCTTGGGTTTTTGTGTATGAGCATAGTCCTAAAAATTACAAGGCTAGATTTTTAGCCTTGCTTACTTGCGGGGTTTGTGCTGGAATTTTACTTGGAGCTTTAGCGGCTTTATTTTTACATCTTAATTTTAGCGATGAAGAGATTAAAGATTATGCTTATAGAATTCCTTTTTTCATAGGTGGTATTTTTGGCTTAATTAGTATCTATCTTAGAAAGTTTTTACAAGAAACACCTACCTTTCAAAAAATGAAAGAAAGCAAGCAAATAAGCTCTTTTCCACTAAAAGATGTAATTAAAAATTATAAAGTTGATATTGCTTTGTCTATGATGATTACTTGGGTTTTAGCAGCTTGTGTGCTTGTTTTAGTGATTTTAATGCCAAATTATACTAAAGAACTTTTTTACATAAACTCAATTACAAATTCTTTCGTGCAAATAAGCGGCTGTATTGCTATGATATTTGGTTTATTTAGTACTGGCTATTTTGCAGATAGGTTTAAAGCAGCGTCTGTGTGTAAAATTTATGCTTTTTACTTATTTACATTTAATGTTTTATGCTTTTATGAAATGTATGTTGGTAAGGATTTTGTTTTATTTTGGATTTTTTATTTATGTGCTTGTTTTTTTGCTGGTATTGTTAATTTTGCTTCTATTTTTATGTGTTCGCTTTATAAAGAAAATATTTTAGTCTCTGGTATTAGTTTTTCTTATAATTTATCTTATGCGATATCAGGCTTTATAACCCCTATTGTTGTATTTAAATTGCATAGATTAGCGATTGAAAATGGCGGATTGTTTTTATTATCAAATGGCGTTTATATGTGTTTAATTTCAATTTTAGCCTTTTTTTGTGCTGTATTGTTTGAAAAAATAAAGGAAATAAAATAATTAATATAGCTTATATTTTTGTATTATAAACTATACTTAAGATTATAAAAGCATATATATTTATTAAAATTACATAGATTAAAATAAATAAAATAGTATTTTAAAATATTTTATTCATAATGCGTTATATTTATGCTTTTATTTTCTAGGAGAGTTTTTGTATTTTGTATGCCTAGACTTTGTATTTTTTCTAACTTAGAAAAAAGATTAGCCCTTCCATAAAGTTTTACATCAATACTGCTTAAACCTTTGTCAATTTGCATTTTTAATCTTTGATAATCAGATAAAAAATCAGCAAATTTATCATAAAAAGAGCTTAGCTCTTTCATAATTTCTTCTAAGTTTTTATTACTTTTGTAATTATTCCAGCCTAAATAAATCATTTTTAATCCAATAAATAAAGTGCTTGGACTTACTAAGAATATTTTTTTCTTTTGCGCTTTTAAAAATAAGCTTTTATCGTATGTGCAAGCTTGTTCTAAAAGGCTGTTGTAGGGTACAAATAAAAGCATATATTCATTTGCACCTTTTATAGTTTTTGCA
It encodes the following:
- a CDS encoding MFS transporter, which gives rise to MKKLNKSDVKTLILSSLGGTLEFYDFIIFAIFTPYFTHHFFPSNLDKNVQLLNSYIAFAAGYLARPLGAIIMGHFSDKFGRKRMFLLSIVLMVVPTFIFSIMPTYKDIGYFAILILLIIRFTQGVAIGAELPSAWVFVYEHSPKNYKARFLALLTCGVCAGILLGALAALFLHLNFSDEEIKDYAYRIPFFIGGIFGLISIYLRKFLQETPTFQKMKESKQISSFPLKDVIKNYKVDIALSMMITWVLAACVLVLVILMPNYTKELFYINSITNSFVQISGCIAMIFGLFSTGYFADRFKAASVCKIYAFYLFTFNVLCFYEMYVGKDFVLFWIFYLCACFFAGIVNFASIFMCSLYKENILVSGISFSYNLSYAISGFITPIVVFKLHRLAIENGGLFLLSNGVYMCLISILAFFCAVLFEKIKEIK